A window of Papilio machaon chromosome 1, ilPapMach1.1, whole genome shotgun sequence contains these coding sequences:
- the LOC106719786 gene encoding probable tRNA(His) guanylyltransferase has product MLLKTESLFYKILKTRRFLRITKMAKSSFEYVKKFELDDTLLPNTWIVVRLDGKCFHKFADDHNFKKPNDLRALKLMNYAAFSVMRDFSDLLMGFGQSDEYSFVFKKHCNLYKRRAAKLLTTITSKFSTSYIYYWNKFLGDQQLLYPPSFDGRIVLYPNEDTLIDYMKWRQADVHINNLYNTTFWTLVQEGKLSPTQAEKRLCGTVSADKNEILFKEFNINYNNELEIFKRGTLLLRKNINTDVSNKCSTVIVDVHDDMLKDSFWRDHKDLFTIKPKQHFIYNGPITEIISAQVHDRKHGIPEAT; this is encoded by the exons ATGTTACTTAAAACAgagtcattattttataaaatccttAAAACGCGAAGATTCCTACGAATTACCAAAATGGCAAAAAGCTCTTTTGAATATGTGAAGAAGTTTGAACTAGACGATACATTATTACCAAACACATGGATAGTTGTGAGACTTGATGGcaaatgttttcataaatttgcGGACGATCATAACTTCAAAAAGCCCAACGATTTAAGAGCATTAAAGTTAATGAATTACGCAGCTTTTTCTGTGATGCGTGATTTTAGTGATTTGTTAATGGGATTCGGTCAAAGTGACGAATACtctttcgtttttaaaaaacactGTAATTTGTACAAAAGACGTGCTGCAAAACTTTTGACTACAATTACTAGCAAATTTTCaacttcatatatttattattggaaTAAGTTTCTAGGAGACCAACAATTATTATATCCCCCTTCATTTGATGGCCGGATCGTATTGTATCCCAATGAAGACACCTTGATTGACTACATGAAATGGCGACAAGCAgatgttcatataaataatttatataatactacaTTTTGGACACTAGTTCAAGAAGGCAAACTTAGTCCTACACaa gCAGAGAAAAGGTTGTGTGGCACAGTTTCAGcagataaaaatgaaatattgttcaaagagtttaatatcaattataacaatgaattagaaatatttaaacggGGAACGCTTTTGCTAAGAAAGAATATAAACACAGATGTTTCAAACAAATGTTCTACAGTAATAGTAGATGTTCATGATGACATGTTGAAGGATAGTTTTTGGAGAGATCATAAAGATTTATTCACAATAAAACCTaagcaacattttatttacaatggaCCGATAACAGAAATTATTAGTGCACAAGTACATGACAGAAAACATGGAATACCAGAAGcaacataa
- the LOC106720007 gene encoding conserved oligomeric Golgi complex subunit 6 codes for MESFYNNPIRQKINKIFDTHLITDDSEALYTVSGLCSANSAYTRRILVNEIEKRDLLVNKAVLVEYNKVRDKLQSLLNSISSLDVAVSDMSNRLQESKTKTHHIITQTTKLKEERKKTKKKLLWVDAFVKEFQIAPEQIKILYNVTPLTLDFFNTLSQIEKLYENCKVLVKYWYQTPAFEIMEMIGLQQEVAIEKLYHWTIGACLLVDSPNNALVPKALGKFENRQVLFSNIIDEYCNARKATVVQLFIDVLTKGNSGSKPIEFYANETTRYIGDILAWVYQIIPVEKDNLCTLFKYCTMPDKDEKITTALTNIMEALCPLLKVRAELILTPDKDALVLWSITNLMLYYKNIIQSIITRGHLIDTFDELIKKSQDIFLVTLDSRVQKELSHGVKAPPLDLNPSVVVTDLISFLRDLMNLSNNVITTDKRIIITHILDPLLHAINETACHLSSTDMSVYMLNCIYHIQCTLSLYTILDEYNERLQAQSEAQIDTLTSEQASFLVANLNMGPMYTILQEKISGPLSAIPGMDTSTLKTFLNKFDMFLVTPDVYILPQLNLLISHNHKSVIKKRAFEVIFAIYEQLYKAIHDPVNSYVDPQGIVRRTPEEVKKFLVN; via the coding sequence atggaatcgttttataataatccGATTagacagaaaataaataaaatattcgatACTCACCTAATAACAGATGATAGTGAAGCTTTATACACGGTGTCGGGTTTGTGCTCAGCTAACTCAGCGTACACAAGAAGAATTCTGgtaaatgaaatagaaaaaagagATTTATTGGTTAACAAAGCAGTCCTTGTTGAATATAACAAAGTTAGAGATAAGCTACAAAGCTTgttaaattctatttcttcTTTGGATGTTGCTGTGTCCGACATGTCTAATAGACTTCAAGAGTCTAAAACAAAAACTCACCATATAATTACACAAActactaaattaaaagaagaaagaaagaaaaccaAGAAGAAGCTCTTATGGGTGGACGCATTTGTCAAGGAATTTCAAATAGCAccagaacaaataaaaattctatataaTGTTACACCTCTTACACTTGATTTCTTTAATACCTTGTCACAGATAGAAAAGCTATATGAAAATTGCAAAGTACTTGTGAAATATTGGTATCAAACACCTGCTTTTGAAATAATGGAGATGATTGGGCTTCAACAAGAAGTAgcaatagaaaaattatatcactGGACTATAGGAGCATGTCTTCTTGTTGATTCACCAAATAATGCTTTAGTACCTAAAGCATTGGGTAAGTTTGAAAACAGACAGGTTCTATTTTCTAACATAATTGATGAATATTGTAATGCTAGAAAGGCAACTGTTGtccaattatttattgatgtcCTTACTAAAGGCAATAGTGGTTCAAAGCCAATAGAGTTCTATGCAAATGAAACAACAAGGTATATTGGAGATATATTAGCATGGGTTTATCAGATAATACCTGTTGAAAAAGATAATCTTTgcacattatttaaatattgtactatGCCCGATAAAGATGAGAAAATTACAACTGCATTAACTAACATCATGGAAGCTTTATGCCCGTTGCTCAAAGTTAGAGCTGAGCTCATATTAACACCAGATAAGGATGCTTTGGTTTTATGGtcaattactaatttaatgttatattataagaATATTATACAGTCTATAATAACTAGGGGTCACTTGATAGACACTTTTGatgaattgataaaaaaaagccAAGACATATTTCTGGTAACTCTAGATAGCAGAGTACAAAAAGAATTGAGTCATGGTGTGAAAGCACCTCCTCTAGATTTGAATCCATCTGTTGTTGTGACTGATTTGATTAGTTTTCTTAGagatttaatgaatttatcaAACAATGTTATAACTACTgacaaaagaataataataacacataTATTAGATCCACTTTTGCATGCAATCAATGAAACAGCTTGCCATTTAAGTTCAACCGATATGTCAGTTTATATGTTGAACTGTATTTATCATATACAGTGTACATTATCATTGTATACTATTCTGGATGAATATAATGAAAGACTGCAGGCACAATCTGAGGCGCAAATAGACACACTAACATCAGAACAGGCTAGCTTCCTTGTTGCCAATTTGAACATGGGACCAATGTACACAATTTTACAAGAAAAGATCAGCGGTCCCCTTTCTGCCATACCTGGCATGGACACATCCACACTTAAAacattcttaaataaatttgatatgtTCTTAGTAACACCTGATGTGTACATTTTACCACAACTTAATTTGCTCATAAGTCACAATCACAAATCTGTTATTAAGAAAAGAGCTTTTGAAGTGATTTTTGCAATTTATGAACAATTATACAAAGCCATACATGACCCTGTTAACAGTTATGTGGATCCACAAGGAATAGTTCGCAGAACTCCAGAGGAGGTTAAGAAGTTTCTTGTAAATTAA
- the LOC106720008 gene encoding adenosylhomocysteinase: MKPPYKIANLSLAELGRNEIMLAEKEMPGLMACRRKYAPGQILKGARIAGSLHMTVQTAVLIETLIELGAEVQWSSSNIYSTQDEAAAALVARGIPIYAWKGETEEEYTWCIEQTLIFADGKPLNMILDDGGDLTNLVHKKYPHLLENVKGISEETTTGVHNLYKMFREGHLKVPAINVNDSVTKSKFDNLYGCRESLLDGIKRATDIMIAGKVCVVAGYGDVGKGCAQAFKGFGGRVIVTEIDPINALQAAMEGFQVTTMEEASEVGQIFVTTTGNIDIICKEHFLRMKDDAIVCNIGHFDCEVDVAWLDSNAKKVNIKPQVDRYELENGNHIIVLAAGRLVNLGCATGHSSFVMSNSFTNQVLAQIELWTKHNAYPIGVHTLPKKLDEEVAALHLEHLGVKLTKLTPKQAKYIGVPAEGPFKPDHYRY; encoded by the exons ATGAAGCCGCCGTACAAAAtag ctAACTTAAGCTTGGCTGAGTTGGGTCGCAATGAAATTATGCTGGCAGAGAAAGAAATGCCAGGTCTTATGGCGTGTCGCCGCAAGTACGCCCCTGGTCAAATTCTCAAAGGTGCCAGAATTGCTGGGAGCCTTCACATGACAGTACAGACAGCTGTGCTCATAGAAACTTTGATTGAATTAGGAGCAGAA gttCAATGGTCAAGTAGCAATATCTACAGCACACAAGATGAAGCTGCAGCTGCCCTTGTGGCTCGAGGAATACCTATTTATGCCTGGAAAGGTGAAACCGAAGAAGAATACACCTGGTGTATCGAACAGACACTCATCTTTGCTGATGGCAAA ccCCTTAACATGATATTAGATGATGGCGGTGACTTGACTAACTTAGTACACAAGAAGTACCCACATCTcttagaaaatgttaaaggTATTTCTGAAGAAACAACCACTGGTGTACAcaatttgtacaaaatgttCCGCGAGGGACACTTAAAAGTTCCAGCGATAAATGTCAATGATTCAGTGACAAAGAGCAAATTTGATAACTTGTATGGATGCAGGGAATCCTTATTAGATGGTATCAAGAGAGCAACTGATATTATGATAGCAGGAAAGGTATGTGTTGTCGCTGGGTACGGTGATGTTGGTAAGGGCTGCGCACAAGCTTTTAAAGGTTTCGGTGGTAGGGTTATTGTCACCGAAATAGACCCAATTAATGCTCTTCAAGCAGCCATGGAAGGCTTCCAAGTGACTACAATGGAAGAAGCCTCAGAAGTAGGTCAAATATTTGTCACCACAACAGGAAATATAGACATTATTTGCAAGGAACATTTCCTAAGAATGAAAGATGATGCAATTGTTTGCAACATTGGGCACTTTGACTGTGAAGTTGATGTTGCTTGGTTGGACAGTAATgccaaaaaagtaaatattaagcCTCAAGTAGATCGCTATGAATTGGAAAATGGAAACCACATTATCGTACTTGCGGCCGGCCGTCTTGTCAACTTGGGATGTGCAACTGGACATTCATCATTTGTCATGTCCAACTCATTCACTAATCAAGTTTTGGCTCAAATTGAGTTGTGGACAAAGCACAATGCTTATCCTATTGGAGTACACACTTTGCCTAAAAAATTAGATGAGGAAGTAGCTGCACTTCATTTGGAACATCTTGGTGTTAAACTCACTAAACTAACACCCAAGCAGGCCAAATATATTGGTGTACCTGCTGAAGGTCCGTTCAAACCAGATCACTACAGATATTAA
- the LOC106720038 gene encoding importin subunit beta-1 isoform X1, with translation MLAETTLSLIQILEKTISPDRNELEAAEKYLDHAAVTNFTTFIKMLSDVLAQGGNSQVARMAAGLQLKNHLTSKDPVLKQQYQQRWLVLPEDIRLYIKKNILTAIGTENSRPSSAAQCVAYVAVAELPVGQWNDLIPMLVENVVNAQSTELKKEATLEAIGYICQEIDAEVLTEQSNPILTAIIHGMRSAEPSNHVRLAATQALLNSLEFTKANFEKEIERNFIMEVVCEATQSSDMRISVAALQCLVKILSLYYQFMEPYMGQALFPITLEAMKSDLDEIALQGIEFWSNVSDEEIDLAIEEAEAAEAGRPPVRTSRFYARGALQYLAPILMQKLTKQDDSDDELEWNPSKAASVCLMLLSNCCEDEIVPHVLPFINSNIKSDNWRYRDAALMAFGSILGGLEATTLKPLVENAMPTLIQAMYDSSVAVRDTAAWTFGRICEIVPEAAINDTYLKPLLESLVNGLKAEPRVAANVCWAFTGLAEAAYEAADSGDDKQPQTYCMSNFFDFIIQRLLETTDRQDAAQHNLRSAAYEALMEMVKNSPADCYVTVQKTTMVILERLQQVLQMENHISSQADRSQFNDLQSLLCATLQSVLRKVTPEDAPQISDAIMTALLTMFAGNAGKAGGVQEDALMAVSTLVEVLGEGFLKYMDAFKQYLYVGLKNHQEYQVCIAAVGLTGDICRALKSKVLPYCDEIIYLLLENLGDPSIHRSVKPQILSVFGDIALSVGPDFAKYFDVVMQMLLQASNAQVDRNDYDMVEYLGELRESVLEAYTGIIQGLKGSTGEVRSDVALVEPHVPAIVNFMRLVASEPERTDGHMSVIAGLTGDLCTVFGLRVLPLLETPVLLELLKSARLSRTPRTKTLATWATKEIRKLKLQMPLSSW, from the exons AAGACTATATCACCAG ATCGAAATGAATTGGAAGCTGCAGAAAAATACCTTGACCATGCAGCAGTCACAAACTTCACCACCTTCATTAAGATGTTGTCAGATGTCCTGGCACAAGGAGGGAATAGCCAGGTGGCGCGAATGGCTGCAGGACTTCAATTAAAGAACCATCTCACGTCCAAAGACcctgttttaaaacaacagtACCAACAGCGATGGCTTGTGCTGCCTGAAGATATAAGATTgtacataaagaaaaat aTTTTAACAGCAATTGGAACAGAAAACAGTAGACCAAGTTCAGCAGCACAGTGTGTTGCATATGTGGCAGTAGCAGAGCTTCCAGTGGGTCAGTGGAATGACCTCATTCCCATGCTAGTAGAAAATGTTGTTAATGCTCAAtctacagaattaaaaaaggaagCCACACTAGAAGCTATTG GCTATATCTGTCAGGAAATTGATGCAGAAGTATTGACGGAACAAAGTAATCCAATTTTAACTGCAATTATCCACGGTATGAGGTCCGCTGAACCCAGTAACCATGTTAGGCTTGCTGCAACTCAGGCCCTGTTAAACTCATTAGAATTCACTAAAGCTAATTTTGAAAAGGAAATTGAAAGAAATTTCATTATGGAAGTAGTTTGTGAAGCTACACAATCAAGTGACATGAGAATTAGTGTTGCAGCTTTACAATGTTTA gtTAAAATTCTTTCTCTCTATTATCAATTCATGGAACCATATATGGGTCAAGCACTTTTCCCAATTACTTTGGAAGCCATGAAATCTGACTTAGATGAAATTGCACTTCAAGGTATTGAGTTTTGGTCCAATGTAAGTGATGAAGAAATAGATCTTGCAATTGAAGAGGCAGAGGCGGCAGAAGcag GACGCCCCCCAGTGAGAACATCAAGATTTTATGCCCGAGGTGCTTTACAATATTTAGCACCAATACTTATGCAAAAGTTGACTAAACAAGATGATTCTGATGATGAATTAGAATGGAATCCTTCAAAGGCTGCATCTGTATGTTTAATGCTTCTTTCTAATTGCTGCGAAGATGAAATTGTACCACATGTCTTGCCATTCATCAACTCAAACATTAAGAGCGATAATTGGCGATACAGAGATGCTGCTCTGATGGCATTTGGCTCCATATTAGGTGGCTTAGAAGCGACCACTCTTAAACCATTAGTTGAAAACGCAATGCCAACTCTTATTCAAGCTATGTATGATTCAAGTGTTGCCGTAAGAGATACAGCTGCCTGGACATTTGGACGGATCTGCGAAATTGTTCCCGAAGCTGCTATAAATGATACCTACCTTAAACCACTTTTAGAAAGTCTTGTCAACGGTTTGAAGGCTGAGCCGCGCGTAGCTGCAAATGTCTGCTGGGCCTTCACTGGCTTAGCCGAAGCGGCTTACGAAGCAGCAGACAGTGGGGACGACAAGCAACCTCAGACTTATTGCATGTCCAActtctttgattttattattcaacgtCTCCTAGAGACGACGGATCGCCAAGACGCCGCGCAGCATAACTTAAGATCGGCCGCTTATGAAGCCCTAATGGAGATGGTCAAAAACTCACCCGCCGATTGCTATGTGACGGTTCAAAAGACGACAATGGTTATATTGGAAAGATTGCAACAAGTTTTACAAATGGAAAATCATATATCTAGTCAAGCTGATCGCTCTCAATTTAATGATCTACAGAGCCTTTTGTGTGCGACTCTGCAGTCCGTGTTGCGTAAGGTGACACCAGAAGACGCTCCACAGATATCTGACGCCATTATGACGGCGTTATTGACCATGTTCGCCGGAAATGCTGGCAAGGCAGGCGGCGTGCAAGAAGATGCCTTAATGGCAGTTTCCACTCTAGTTGAGGTATTGGGGGAGGGCTTCTTGAAATACATGGACGCcttcaaacaatatttatatgttggtCTGAAAAATCATCAAGAATATCAAGTTTGCATAGCAGCAGTCGGTCTTACCGGCGATATTTGCCGCGCTTTAAAGAGCaag GTGCTGCCATATTgtgatgaaattatttatctctTATTAGAGAATCTTGGTGATCCTTCCATTCATCGTTCTGTGAAACCTCAAATATTATCCGTATTTGGCGATATTGCTCTGAGTGTGGGTCCAGACTTTGCTAAATATTTCGATGTCGTAATGCAAATGTTGCTGCAG GCCAGCAATGCTCAAGTGGATCGTAATGATTATGATATGGTTGAATATTTAGGTGAGCTGCGTGAGAGTGTCTTGGAGGCTTACACGGGAATAATTCAAGGACTGAAAGGTTCTACAGGAGAg GTTCGTTCTGATGTGGCTCTAGTGGAGCCCCACGTGCCGGCCATTGTGAACTTCATGCGGCTGGTGGCGTCCGAGCCTGAGAGGACGGACGGTCACATGTCTGTGATAGCGGGACTGACGGGGGACCTGTGCACGGTGTTCGGGTTGCGGGTGCTGCCTCTGCTGGAGACGCCGGTGCTGCTGGAGCTGCTCAAGTCTGCGCGGCTGTCTCGCACGCCGCGCACCAAGACCCTCGCCACCTGGGCCACCAAGGAGATCCGCAAACTAAAGCTGCAAATGCCTCTTTCTAgctggtaa
- the LOC106720038 gene encoding importin subunit beta-1 isoform X2, translating into MLAETTLSLIQILEKTISPDRNELEAAEKYLDHAAVTNFTTFIKMLSDVLAQGGNSQVARMAAGLQLKNHLTSKDPVLKQQYQQRWLVLPEDIRLYIKKNILTAIGTENSRPSSAAQCVAYVAVAELPVGQWNDLIPMLVENVVNAQSTELKKEATLEAIGYICQEIDAEVLTEQSNPILTAIIHGMRSAEPSNHVRLAATQALLNSLEFTKANFEKEIERNFIMEVVCEATQSSDMRISVAALQCLVKILSLYYQFMEPYMGQALFPITLEAMKSDLDEIALQGIEFWSNVSDEEIDLAIEEAEAAEAGRPPVRTSRFYARGALQYLAPILMQKLTKQDDSDDELEWNPSKAASVCLMLLSNCCEDEIVPHVLPFINSNIKSDNWRYRDAALMAFGSILGGLEATTLKPLVENAMPTLIQAMYDSSVAVRDTAAWTFGRICEIVPEAAINDTYLKPLLESLVNGLKAEPRVAANVCWAFTGLAEAAYEAADSGDDKQPQTYCMSNFFDFIIQRLLETTDRQDAAQHNLRSAAYEALMEMVKNSPADCYVTVQKTTMVILERLQQVLQMENHISSQADRSQFNDLQSLLCATLQSVLRKVTPEDAPQISDAIMTALLTMFAGNAGKAGGVQEDALMAVSTLVEVLGEGFLKYMDAFKQYLYVGLKNHQEYQVCIAAVGLTGDICRALKSKVLPYCDEIIYLLLENLGDPSIHRSVKPQILSVFGDIALSVGPDFAKYFDVVMQMLLQASNAQVDRNDYDMVEYLGELRESVLEAYTGIIQGLKGSTGEVRSDVALVEPHVPAIVNFMRLVASEPERTDGHMSVIAGLTGDLCTVFGLRVLPLLETPVLLELLKSARLSRTPRTKTLATWATKEIRKLKLQMPLSS; encoded by the exons AAGACTATATCACCAG ATCGAAATGAATTGGAAGCTGCAGAAAAATACCTTGACCATGCAGCAGTCACAAACTTCACCACCTTCATTAAGATGTTGTCAGATGTCCTGGCACAAGGAGGGAATAGCCAGGTGGCGCGAATGGCTGCAGGACTTCAATTAAAGAACCATCTCACGTCCAAAGACcctgttttaaaacaacagtACCAACAGCGATGGCTTGTGCTGCCTGAAGATATAAGATTgtacataaagaaaaat aTTTTAACAGCAATTGGAACAGAAAACAGTAGACCAAGTTCAGCAGCACAGTGTGTTGCATATGTGGCAGTAGCAGAGCTTCCAGTGGGTCAGTGGAATGACCTCATTCCCATGCTAGTAGAAAATGTTGTTAATGCTCAAtctacagaattaaaaaaggaagCCACACTAGAAGCTATTG GCTATATCTGTCAGGAAATTGATGCAGAAGTATTGACGGAACAAAGTAATCCAATTTTAACTGCAATTATCCACGGTATGAGGTCCGCTGAACCCAGTAACCATGTTAGGCTTGCTGCAACTCAGGCCCTGTTAAACTCATTAGAATTCACTAAAGCTAATTTTGAAAAGGAAATTGAAAGAAATTTCATTATGGAAGTAGTTTGTGAAGCTACACAATCAAGTGACATGAGAATTAGTGTTGCAGCTTTACAATGTTTA gtTAAAATTCTTTCTCTCTATTATCAATTCATGGAACCATATATGGGTCAAGCACTTTTCCCAATTACTTTGGAAGCCATGAAATCTGACTTAGATGAAATTGCACTTCAAGGTATTGAGTTTTGGTCCAATGTAAGTGATGAAGAAATAGATCTTGCAATTGAAGAGGCAGAGGCGGCAGAAGcag GACGCCCCCCAGTGAGAACATCAAGATTTTATGCCCGAGGTGCTTTACAATATTTAGCACCAATACTTATGCAAAAGTTGACTAAACAAGATGATTCTGATGATGAATTAGAATGGAATCCTTCAAAGGCTGCATCTGTATGTTTAATGCTTCTTTCTAATTGCTGCGAAGATGAAATTGTACCACATGTCTTGCCATTCATCAACTCAAACATTAAGAGCGATAATTGGCGATACAGAGATGCTGCTCTGATGGCATTTGGCTCCATATTAGGTGGCTTAGAAGCGACCACTCTTAAACCATTAGTTGAAAACGCAATGCCAACTCTTATTCAAGCTATGTATGATTCAAGTGTTGCCGTAAGAGATACAGCTGCCTGGACATTTGGACGGATCTGCGAAATTGTTCCCGAAGCTGCTATAAATGATACCTACCTTAAACCACTTTTAGAAAGTCTTGTCAACGGTTTGAAGGCTGAGCCGCGCGTAGCTGCAAATGTCTGCTGGGCCTTCACTGGCTTAGCCGAAGCGGCTTACGAAGCAGCAGACAGTGGGGACGACAAGCAACCTCAGACTTATTGCATGTCCAActtctttgattttattattcaacgtCTCCTAGAGACGACGGATCGCCAAGACGCCGCGCAGCATAACTTAAGATCGGCCGCTTATGAAGCCCTAATGGAGATGGTCAAAAACTCACCCGCCGATTGCTATGTGACGGTTCAAAAGACGACAATGGTTATATTGGAAAGATTGCAACAAGTTTTACAAATGGAAAATCATATATCTAGTCAAGCTGATCGCTCTCAATTTAATGATCTACAGAGCCTTTTGTGTGCGACTCTGCAGTCCGTGTTGCGTAAGGTGACACCAGAAGACGCTCCACAGATATCTGACGCCATTATGACGGCGTTATTGACCATGTTCGCCGGAAATGCTGGCAAGGCAGGCGGCGTGCAAGAAGATGCCTTAATGGCAGTTTCCACTCTAGTTGAGGTATTGGGGGAGGGCTTCTTGAAATACATGGACGCcttcaaacaatatttatatgttggtCTGAAAAATCATCAAGAATATCAAGTTTGCATAGCAGCAGTCGGTCTTACCGGCGATATTTGCCGCGCTTTAAAGAGCaag GTGCTGCCATATTgtgatgaaattatttatctctTATTAGAGAATCTTGGTGATCCTTCCATTCATCGTTCTGTGAAACCTCAAATATTATCCGTATTTGGCGATATTGCTCTGAGTGTGGGTCCAGACTTTGCTAAATATTTCGATGTCGTAATGCAAATGTTGCTGCAG GCCAGCAATGCTCAAGTGGATCGTAATGATTATGATATGGTTGAATATTTAGGTGAGCTGCGTGAGAGTGTCTTGGAGGCTTACACGGGAATAATTCAAGGACTGAAAGGTTCTACAGGAGAg GTTCGTTCTGATGTGGCTCTAGTGGAGCCCCACGTGCCGGCCATTGTGAACTTCATGCGGCTGGTGGCGTCCGAGCCTGAGAGGACGGACGGTCACATGTCTGTGATAGCGGGACTGACGGGGGACCTGTGCACGGTGTTCGGGTTGCGGGTGCTGCCTCTGCTGGAGACGCCGGTGCTGCTGGAGCTGCTCAAGTCTGCGCGGCTGTCTCGCACGCCGCGCACCAAGACCCTCGCCACCTGGGCCACCAAGGAGATCCGCAAACTAAAGCTGCAAATGCCTCTTTCTAgctg A
- the LOC106720009 gene encoding 39S ribosomal protein L15, mitochondrial: MGSRQITEKSLSIIRSLPRISVGNIRDNPGSKVTQKRGRGQHGGDKHGAGNKGSGQRQNYMRLGYETGNNPFYLRMPQEPYYKGHHHRREYPPLSLLQLQTLIDTDRIDVSAPVDIASIIKSGLYNFYPEQKQFGINLTDEGADLFAAKINIEVQWASEQVIAAVERNGGVITTAYYDPHSLFLLKNPKQFFKTGAAIPRRMIPPPDVIEYYTSAETRGYLADPEKISQERLKLAQKYGYELPQLENDSHYEMLCERKDPRQIFYGLEPGWVVNLKDKCILKPTDKELLRFYSS; this comes from the exons ATGGGTTCTCGACAAATAACGGAAAAATCCTTGTCAATAATAAGATCGTTGCCACGAATTTCTGTCGGTAATATACGCGATAATCCAGGTTCCAAAGTTACA CAAAAACGAGGACGTGGTCAACATGGTGGTGACAAACATGGTGCAGGAAATAAAGGATCAGGTCAAAGACAGAATTATATGAGGTTAGGATATGAAACAGGAAACAATCCCTTTTATCTTCGTATGCCCCAAGAACCATATTATAAAGGACACCA tcatAGAAGAGAATATCCACCGCTGTCATTATTGCAACTACAGACTTTAATTGACACAGACAGAATTGATGTGTCAGCTCCTGTTGATATTGCAAGTATTATAAAGTCAGgattatataatttctatcCGGAGCAGAAACAATTTGGTATAAACTTGACAGATGAGGGTGCAGATTTGTTTGCAGCGAAAATTAACATTGAAGTGCAATGGGCAAGTGAACAAGTGATCGCTGCTGTTGAGAGGAATGGTGGAGTTATAACCACTGCATATTATGACCCTCATAGTCTATTTCTGTTGAAAAAtccaaaacaatttttcaaaacTGGAGCAGCCATTCCAAGGAGGATGATACCTCCACCAGATGTCATTGAATATTACACGAGTGCTGAGACCAGAGGGTATTTAGCTGATCCAGAGAAAATATCACAAGAAAGACTAAAATTGGCACAAAAATATGGGTATGAGTTGCCACAACTAGAAAATGATTCACATTATGAAATGTTGTGTGAAAGGAAAGATCCTCGGCAGATTTTCTATGGGTTGGAACCAGGATGGGTAGTGAATCTGAAAGATAAATGTATTCTTAAACCTACGGATAAAGAATTGTTAAGGTTTTATtcatcataa